A stretch of Sulfitobacter sp. THAF37 DNA encodes these proteins:
- a CDS encoding putative glycolipid-binding domain-containing protein: MNDEERIGDMPRRVLWRRIDMEGLDACSYCREGDGYSVSGTALYLDGAEPARLEYRVCCTSDWSSGSASVAGWTGDRRRDLSLSRDATGEWLLDGKAVPGVRGLVDIDLGFTPATNTNAIRRLDLAIGEDVETTAVWLDTEDWCFKPLRQVYRRLSETEFAYRSPTHGYAATLTADAFGIVREYPELWTAVSGAGTG, encoded by the coding sequence ATGAACGACGAAGAGCGCATCGGCGATATGCCGCGCCGGGTTTTGTGGCGCAGGATCGACATGGAAGGTCTGGATGCCTGTTCCTACTGCCGCGAGGGCGATGGATATTCCGTTTCCGGCACCGCGCTTTACCTCGATGGTGCCGAACCGGCGCGGCTTGAGTATCGGGTCTGCTGCACATCGGATTGGTCAAGCGGGTCTGCATCCGTTGCCGGATGGACCGGTGACAGACGGAGGGACCTCTCCCTCTCGCGGGATGCGACCGGTGAATGGCTCTTGGATGGCAAGGCGGTTCCCGGCGTGCGCGGCCTTGTCGACATTGATCTGGGCTTCACGCCGGCGACGAACACCAATGCGATCAGGCGGCTGGATCTGGCGATTGGCGAGGACGTCGAAACCACCGCAGTCTGGCTGGACACCGAGGATTGGTGTTTCAAACCTCTCAGGCAGGTATATCGGCGGCTTTCGGAAACCGAATTCGCCTATCGCTCACCGACGCACGGCTATGCCGCAACTCTGACGGCCGACGCTTTCGGGATCGTGCGCGAATACCCCGAGCTTTGGACGGCAGTATCCGGCGCGGGCACCGGTTGA
- a CDS encoding cytochrome c family protein: MFDTMTLTKIAGGLFGAWLILLLGKWAGEEIYHAEAHGDQSYVIEVADAGSDEPEEEIDFAALMEAADPGKGERVFRKCSACHKVDGNDAVGPHLNGVVGRDIASVSGFSYSGGLSGKEGAWEPETLSAFLADPKGWAPGTTMGFAGLNNPEDRANVIAYLDGTDG; this comes from the coding sequence ATGTTCGATACGATGACACTGACAAAAATTGCCGGCGGCCTCTTCGGGGCGTGGCTGATCCTGCTGCTGGGCAAATGGGCCGGCGAAGAGATCTATCACGCCGAAGCGCATGGCGATCAATCCTATGTCATCGAAGTGGCCGACGCCGGATCCGATGAGCCGGAGGAAGAGATTGATTTCGCGGCGCTGATGGAAGCGGCCGACCCCGGCAAGGGCGAGCGGGTTTTCCGCAAATGTTCCGCCTGTCACAAGGTTGACGGTAACGATGCGGTCGGCCCGCACCTGAACGGCGTCGTCGGACGTGACATCGCCTCTGTCAGCGGCTTCAGCTATTCCGGCGGCCTGTCCGGCAAGGAAGGCGCGTGGGAGCCCGAGACGCTGAGCGCATTCCTGGCTGACCCGAAGGGCTGGGCACCGGGGACCACGATGGGTTTTGCGGGCCTGAACAATCCCGAAGATCGCGCCAATGTGATTGCATATCTGGACGGCACAGACGGCTGA
- a CDS encoding PepSY domain-containing protein: protein MTDTTIGDHSPAAPSASKFYFIAWRWHFYAGLYVIPFLCMLALTGLTMLWISWGAGLGAERMAVTPAGAPVPLTQLQAAAEAAVPGSRAVQYVAPLAENRVAAFAVEAGGTRTGVALDPYTGEALHTFPWRAGWYDFANDIHGSLLLGSFGDAMIEIAASLAIVLIASGLYLHWPRNGTSWRTTLIPQIRARGRGFWKSLHGVAGFWISLLLLVFLVSGLSWSGVWGTKMMQAWNTFPAEKWGVPTSDATHAAMNHGASDEVPWGLEQTPMPVSGSLTGTSAIQGDVTIDKIAAFATTLGFDGRFQINLPADETGVWTVSHDSMSNDGPDPTADRTVHIDRYTGNVLADVRFADYSPYAKAMAVGIAFHEGDLGIWNLALNTLFCLLVVLVSVSGVVMWQKRRPASASRLAAPPRPTGLPFWKGAAALVLVLGALFPMAGAAILVILLIDATVLRVLPSAKRALS, encoded by the coding sequence ATGACGGACACGACGATCGGAGACCACTCTCCGGCTGCTCCCTCTGCGAGCAAATTCTACTTCATCGCCTGGCGCTGGCATTTTTACGCCGGACTTTATGTCATCCCTTTCCTGTGCATGCTGGCGCTGACCGGCCTGACCATGCTCTGGATCTCATGGGGTGCGGGACTGGGGGCCGAGCGGATGGCCGTGACGCCAGCGGGCGCGCCGGTCCCGCTCACCCAGCTTCAGGCCGCTGCCGAAGCCGCGGTTCCGGGCAGCCGGGCCGTCCAGTATGTGGCCCCCCTTGCCGAGAACCGTGTGGCGGCCTTTGCCGTCGAGGCAGGGGGCACCCGGACGGGCGTGGCGCTCGACCCCTATACCGGGGAGGCCCTGCATACCTTTCCCTGGCGCGCGGGCTGGTACGATTTCGCCAACGATATCCACGGCAGCCTGCTGCTCGGCTCTTTCGGTGACGCGATGATCGAGATCGCGGCGAGCCTTGCCATTGTCCTGATCGCCAGCGGGCTTTACCTGCATTGGCCAAGAAACGGGACAAGCTGGCGCACCACGCTGATCCCGCAGATCCGGGCGCGGGGCCGTGGTTTCTGGAAATCGCTTCACGGCGTCGCGGGCTTCTGGATTTCACTGCTTCTGCTGGTTTTCCTTGTCTCCGGGCTCAGCTGGTCGGGGGTCTGGGGCACCAAGATGATGCAGGCCTGGAACACCTTTCCAGCCGAGAAATGGGGCGTACCGACATCGGACGCCACGCATGCCGCCATGAACCACGGCGCATCGGACGAGGTGCCCTGGGGTCTGGAGCAGACACCGATGCCGGTCTCCGGCTCGCTTACGGGCACATCGGCCATCCAGGGCGATGTCACCATCGACAAGATCGCCGCTTTTGCGACCACTCTCGGGTTTGACGGTCGCTTCCAGATCAACCTGCCTGCGGATGAAACCGGGGTATGGACCGTCAGCCATGACAGCATGTCGAACGACGGGCCAGATCCGACGGCGGACCGGACGGTGCATATCGACCGCTATACCGGCAACGTGCTGGCGGATGTACGGTTCGCCGACTATTCACCCTACGCCAAGGCGATGGCCGTGGGGATCGCCTTTCACGAAGGTGACCTCGGCATCTGGAACCTCGCGCTCAATACCCTGTTCTGCCTATTGGTGGTGCTGGTGTCCGTTTCCGGCGTGGTGATGTGGCAGAAACGGCGCCCGGCTTCGGCCTCCCGCCTTGCCGCGCCGCCGCGACCGACCGGGCTGCCGTTCTGGAAGGGTGCCGCTGCACTGGTGTTGGTGCTGGGGGCCCTGTTCCCGATGGCGGGGGCCGCTATACTGGTCATCCTGCTGATCGACGCGACGGTGCTGCGGGTTCTGCCGTCCGCGAAACGCGCCCTGTCCTGA
- the nudC gene encoding NAD(+) diphosphatase → MRHAEEVTFGGSALDRAGEIRNDPAAVRAAREAPEARAILFWRGKPLISPARPAQLVRLPLDHPVLADAAEDTILLGREDGAARFAFDLSAWQPENLDEAALGGFLDPSEQRHPALGDDMAFAELRRVMTWLGPRDAELAATGRAMFGWHRAHGFCAACGNRSDMVQAGWQRVCPVCKASHFPRTDPVVIMLITHGNSVLMGRSPGWPQGMYSLLAGFVEPGETLEAAVRREVFEEAGVQVGEVGYLSSQPWPFPASLMFGCRGVALSRTISIDPVEIEDALWVSREEMMEIFAGNHDTILPARKGAIAHFLIENWLADRLD, encoded by the coding sequence ATGCGACATGCGGAAGAAGTGACATTCGGTGGCTCGGCGCTGGACCGGGCCGGCGAGATTCGCAACGATCCCGCGGCGGTGCGTGCCGCGAGAGAAGCGCCCGAGGCGCGCGCCATCCTGTTCTGGCGGGGCAAGCCGCTGATTTCTCCGGCGCGTCCCGCTCAGCTGGTGCGGCTGCCGCTCGACCATCCCGTGCTGGCCGACGCGGCGGAGGACACGATCCTGCTGGGCCGCGAAGACGGCGCCGCGCGTTTTGCCTTTGACCTGTCAGCCTGGCAGCCCGAGAACCTGGACGAGGCGGCGCTGGGCGGGTTCCTTGACCCCAGCGAACAGCGTCACCCGGCGCTGGGCGACGACATGGCATTCGCCGAACTGCGGCGGGTGATGACATGGCTTGGCCCGCGGGATGCGGAACTGGCCGCGACGGGGCGGGCGATGTTTGGCTGGCATCGCGCCCACGGCTTCTGTGCGGCCTGCGGCAACCGGTCGGATATGGTGCAGGCAGGCTGGCAGCGGGTTTGTCCGGTCTGCAAGGCGTCGCATTTTCCGCGCACCGATCCGGTCGTGATCATGCTGATCACGCACGGTAATTCGGTGCTGATGGGCCGCTCGCCGGGGTGGCCGCAGGGGATGTATTCCCTGCTGGCCGGCTTTGTGGAGCCGGGCGAGACGCTGGAGGCGGCGGTGCGGCGCGAGGTGTTCGAGGAAGCAGGGGTGCAGGTCGGCGAGGTGGGGTATCTGTCAAGCCAGCCCTGGCCTTTTCCGGCGTCGCTGATGTTCGGATGCCGGGGCGTGGCGCTGAGCCGGACAATCTCCATCGACCCGGTCGAGATCGAAGATGCGCTGTGGGTTTCGCGTGAGGAGATGATGGAGATTTTCGCAGGCAACCATGACACGATCCTGCCCGCGCGCAAGGGCGCTATCGCGCACTTCCTGATAGAAAATTGGCTTGCGGACAGGCTGGATTGA
- a CDS encoding SRPBCC family protein yields the protein MKFSTKEDVDAPIDAVFEMLSDFESFERSAMRRGAEVQRTDQMKQPGPGMTWRVAFDLRGKRREMDLEMVTYDRPNEMVLESTSPGLLGNMSFEMMPLSRSRTRVLVELEVKPLNLSARLLVQSMRLAKNSLTRKYKLRVAEFARQMEERHSRMA from the coding sequence ATGAAGTTTTCGACCAAGGAAGACGTGGACGCGCCGATCGACGCGGTCTTCGAGATGCTCAGTGATTTCGAGAGCTTTGAACGCTCCGCCATGCGCCGCGGTGCCGAGGTGCAGCGCACCGACCAGATGAAGCAGCCAGGCCCCGGCATGACCTGGCGCGTGGCCTTCGACCTGCGTGGAAAGCGCCGGGAGATGGACCTGGAAATGGTGACTTACGACCGTCCGAACGAGATGGTGCTGGAAAGCACATCGCCGGGTCTGCTGGGCAACATGAGCTTTGAGATGATGCCGCTGTCGCGGTCCCGTACCCGTGTGCTGGTCGAGCTTGAGGTCAAACCGCTGAACCTGAGCGCCCGCCTGCTGGTTCAGTCGATGCGGCTGGCTAAGAATTCACTCACCCGGAAATACAAGCTGCGCGTCGCTGAGTTTGCGCGGCAAATGGAAGAACGCCATTCGCGCATGGCGTAG
- a CDS encoding prephenate dehydratase, which translates to MADTTPRIAFQGALGAYSHEACLQAAPGMIPVPCTTFEGVIRAVREGRADLAMLPVENTTYGRVADIHRLLPQSGLRIIGEAFVRVRIALMARPGVRLQDVKHVRAHMVLLPQARSFLDAHGITSEAAADSAGAAAELAEAADSTEGVLASEVAADIHGLEVLARDIEDMDHNTTRFLLMSPQIDTARRADKMLTTFVFEVRNIPAALYKAMGGFATNGVNMTKLESYMVGGSFTATQFYADIEGHPDDPAVKRALEELAYFTNMLNILGVYPAHPDRG; encoded by the coding sequence ATGGCAGATACCACGCCGCGCATCGCCTTTCAGGGGGCTCTTGGCGCCTATTCGCACGAGGCCTGCCTGCAAGCTGCACCCGGCATGATTCCCGTCCCCTGCACCACCTTCGAAGGGGTCATCCGCGCCGTGCGCGAGGGCCGCGCGGACCTGGCCATGCTGCCGGTGGAGAACACGACCTATGGTCGTGTGGCCGACATTCACCGGCTTCTGCCGCAAAGCGGGTTGCGCATCATCGGCGAGGCCTTCGTGCGGGTCCGCATCGCCCTGATGGCGCGCCCCGGTGTCAGGCTGCAAGATGTAAAACATGTGCGGGCGCATATGGTCCTGTTGCCACAGGCGCGCAGCTTTCTCGATGCGCACGGCATCACCTCGGAGGCCGCCGCCGACAGTGCCGGGGCCGCCGCCGAACTGGCAGAAGCCGCAGACAGCACGGAAGGTGTGCTGGCCAGCGAGGTTGCGGCCGACATCCACGGGCTGGAGGTCCTGGCCCGCGACATCGAGGACATGGACCACAACACGACCCGCTTTCTGCTGATGTCACCGCAGATCGACACCGCGCGCCGCGCTGACAAGATGCTGACCACCTTCGTCTTCGAAGTCCGCAACATCCCTGCCGCGCTCTACAAGGCGATGGGCGGCTTCGCGACCAATGGCGTCAACATGACCAAGCTGGAAAGCTACATGGTCGGCGGTTCCTTCACCGCGACGCAGTTCTACGCCGACATCGAGGGGCACCCCGACGATCCGGCGGTCAAACGGGCGCTGGAAGAACTGGCCTATTTCACCAACATGCTGAACATCCTCGGCGTCTACCCCGCGCATCCCGACAGGGGCTGA